The following are encoded in a window of Pectinophora gossypiella chromosome 8, ilPecGoss1.1, whole genome shotgun sequence genomic DNA:
- the LOC126369031 gene encoding uncharacterized protein LOC126369031, which yields MGRRKSIADEEDRASRDKRLKVQLAQCKSKLTKAENFLREQKGPLDTDAITLRLQLLEKVLLTVNDLLLEKQVLTWSDDDEFDDDGLEERCLSVIISYKKALAQASSSKQNTSASDSASDRYSSMKLPEIDIPVYEGKDYTKYQSFIELFTAIIHRNGKLEPIQKLFYLRKYLKGEPLSLIEGLPLTGDSYEKALALLKARYDNKFLVVTNHVQAILDFSPIVKGAASNLRELIAHARQHLGALKTLGQPTEHWDMIILPILLRKIDQFSCRAYHSERVDNKLPNLDDFFAFIERRASSFEESQRSEDRHIWVEVLQLSGHKVPGRTSTPVRG from the exons ATGGGACGCAGAAAAAGCATTGCGGATGAAGAAGACAGGGCGTCTCGGGACAAACGGCTGAAAGTTCAATTGGCACAATGCAAATCGAAATTGACGAAAGCAGAAAACTTTTTGCGTGAACAGAAAGGACCTCTAGATACGGATGCTATTACCCTCCGGCTGCAGCTATTGGAGAAAGTTTTACTGACCGTGAACGATCTTTTGCTAGAAAAGCAAGTTTTAACTTGGAGCGACGACGACGAGTTCGACGATGATGGACTAGAAGAGAGATGTCTTAGCGTGATAATAAGCTACAAGAAGGCGCTCGCGCAGGCAAGTTCGTCGAAGCAAAATACATCAGCTAGTGATAGTGCCAGTGACAGATATTCATCAATGAAACTTCCTGAAATTGACATTCCAGTGTATGAAGGAAAGGACTACACCAAGTACCAATCGTTTATCGAACTATTCACGGCTATTATTCATAGAAATGGTAAACTAGAACCTATCCAAAAGTTATTctatttaagaaaatatttgaaaggggAGCCGTTGTCACTTATTGAAGGGCTACCCTTAACGGGTGATTCTTATGAGAAGGCATTGGCTTTACTCAAAGCTAGATATGATAATAAGTTTCTCGTTGTTACAAACCATGTACAGGCAATCTTGGATTTTTCGCCTATTGTGAAGGGTGCTGCCAGCAATTTACGAGAGTTAATAGCTCATGCTCGTCAACATTTAGGAGCCTTGAAGACCCTTGGACAGCCCACTGAACATTGGGATATGATAATTTTACCCATTTTGTTGCGAAAAATAGATCAGTTTTCTTGCAGAGCATACCATAGTGAGCGTGTTGATAACAAGCTGCCAAATCTGGATGACTTCTTTGCATTCATTGAAAGAAGGGCCAGCAGCTTCGAGGAGAGCCAAAGGAGCGAAG ACCGTCACATATGGGTTGAAGTCCTCCAGTTATCTGGCCACAAGGTGCCTGGAAGAACTAGCACGCCAGTACGAGGCTGA
- the LOC126369169 gene encoding uncharacterized protein LOC126369169 produces the protein MDNLKTNAVDASKLKKIGRGDGTGDFKSAQAQQHTGLHADTKFAGHTVAQPGSTTPEALQRPGQGACAARPCKGIDEGGDDFGRPIPSGRDRVPEIERERRLSVVLTRCDTPIAAKTASREEESMDSDDDSSSASMITVGSEVSGPRRLFLKRNRSDPEAEESDSPGSLLEGAGHRSKRGRGRPSSTGKYVGLAAARAAYNQELAESLRLEAEAEVAGMARNLREARASLQPSPHLAAQEEDAEQTSAALASVVKASLETITMVATKSSQLKGTYVRALKDAVRGIQEAVSQIRERTMSEEVMRLEAANSKLTREVADLRRDLQELRQRPSQPQSSESSLRQILEETARANAEMFGNMLNARLAGIEDRLLPEPRRRPPLAADVRGAKADPAHPEPAGAPAASTSGSGRPMAGPGVKPKPAKEAPTNSQASSAPPSSGKKGKSKKKSLAAQEAAEARRQPASTPAMEPWTAVVGRKAKNKAAKAAKAAKEPQKPRPTAQKRAKLRTPRTAAVSLTLVPGVEERGVTYASILSDAKRRVSLADLGINNMRFRRAATGARLLEIGGEDSAAKADSLAKKLREVLSPDAVKVVRPVKRAEIRVTGLDDSADAIEVADAVAKEGGCAVDDVKHGRIVVGPRGDGSLWVSCPVAAAKRLSDSGRLLVGWTSARVRLLDPRPARCYRCLEPGHLGAKCSCEVDRSRLCFRCGQPDHQARDCTAEPHCPVCATAGKPAAHSIGGSGCISAATKPAAKSPKKGARKPKRPKRKAKRAGAEQMDTVP, from the coding sequence ATGGacaatttaaaaactaatgCAGTCGATGCGTCGAAGCTGAAAAAGATAGGGCGAGGAGATGGAACGGGAGATTTTAAGAGTGCTCAGGCACAGCAGCATACCGGCCTTCATGCGGACACTAAGTTCGCGGGGCATACTGTGGCGCAACCGggatccaccaccccggaagcgcTGCAGCGCCCTGGCCAAGGCGCTTGCGCCGCACGTCCCTGTAAGGGGATAGACGAGGGAGGAGATGATTTCGGGAGGCCGATCCCTAGCGGCAGGGATCGGGTACCCGAAATCGAGAGAGAGAGGCGGCTCAGCGTAGTGCTAACGCGCTGCGACACGCCTATCGCCGCGAAGACTGCTAGCCGGGAGGAGGAGTCTATGGACTCGGACGACGACTCCTCTAGCGCTAGCATGATCACGGTGGGGTCGGAGGTGTCGGGCCCGAGAAGACTCTTCCTAAAAAGGAATAGGTCGGACCCCGAGGCCGAAGAGTCGGACTCGCCTGGGTCGCTCCTTGAGGGGGCAGGCCACAGGTCTAAAAGGGGAAGAGGCCGCCCCTCCTCCACTGGGAAGTATgtcggcctggccgcagccagggcggcATACAACCAGGAGCTGGCCGAAAGCCTGCGGCTGGAGGCAGAGGCTGAGGTAGCAGGGATGGCTCGGAACctgagggaggctagggcctctttacagcccagcccccACCTTGCTGCCCAAGAGGAGGATGCCGAGCAGACGAGCGCTGCACTGGCCAGCGTTGTGAAGGCTTCGCTGGAAACCATTACAATGGTCGCCACGAAGTCTTCGCAGCTGAAAGGGACATACGTCCGGGCCCTGAAGGATGCGGTGAGGGGCATCCAGGAGGCCGTGTCCCAAATCAGGGAGCGGACGATGTCCGAAGAGGTCATGCGGCTGGAGGCCGCTAACTCCAAGCTCACGAGGGAAGTCGCCGATCTGCGCCGCGACTTGCAagagttgcggcagcgaccCTCCCAGCCTCAGAGCTCGGAGTCAAGCCTCCGGCAGATACTGGAGGAGACAGCCCGCGCCAACGCTGAGATGTTCGGCAATATGCTGAACGCTCGGTTGGCCGGGATTGAAGATCGTCTCCTCCCGGAGCCCCGCAGGAGACCTCCGCTCGCAGCGGACGTCAGAGGCGCCAAGGCAGACCCGGCTCACCCTGAGCCAGCGGGGGCCCCGGCCGCCTCTACAAGCGGTAGTGGCCGCCCCATGGCAGGGCCAGGCGTAAAGCCAAAGCCCGCCAAAGAGGCTCCCACGAACAGCCAGGCCTCTTCTGCTCCCCCttcttcgggaaagaaggggaagAGCAAGAAGAAGAGCCTGGCTGCACAGGAGGCAGCAGAGGCTCGGCGTCAGCCTGCCTCTACACCAGCGATGGAGCCGTGGACCGCCGTTGTTGGCCGAAAGGCCAAGAAcaaggcggccaaagcggccaaagcggccaaagagcCGCAAAAGCCTCGGCCCACGGCCCAGAAGAGGGCAAAGCTCCGGACACCAAGAACGGCAGCGGTATCGCTGACGTTGGTGCCCGGAGTCGAGGAGAGAGGCGTAACATACGCCTCTATCCTCTCCGATGCCAAGCGGCGCGTCTCCCTAGCGGACCTCGGAATCAACAACATGAGGTTCCGCAGGGCGGCGACGGGTGCGCGCCTGCTTGAGATCGGAGGGGAGGACTCGGCGGCTAAGGCGGACTCTCTGGCTAAAAAGCTGCGAGAGGTCCTGAGTCCCGACGCGGTCAAGGTCGTCCGCCCAGTGAAGcgcgcggaaatccgcgtcactgggctggacgactcAGCCGACGCCATTGAGGTGGCCGACGCAGTGGCCAAAGAAGGAGGGTGCGCGGTCGACGACGTGAAGCATGGGCGGATCGTCGTCGGGCCGAGAGGTGACGGCTCCCTCTGGGTCAGCTGCCCAGTCGCGGCCGCCAAGAGGCTGTCCGACTCTGGCCGACTACTGGTCGGGTGGACGTCGGCCAGAGTAAGGCTCCTCGACCCCAGACCGGCGCGGTGCTACCGCTGTCTGGAGCCCGGGCACCTCGGAGCAAAGTGctcctgcgaggttgaccgcagccgtctgtgcttccgctgcggtcaaCCCGACCATCAGGCGCGGGACTGCACGGCTGAGCCCCACTGCCCCGTCTGTGCGACGGCAGGCAAACCGGCGGCTCATTCCATCGGTGGCAGCGGATGTATTTCCGCCGCCACAAAGCCGGCAGCCAAAAGTCCCAAGAAGGGTGCGCGGAAGCCGAAGCGGCCAAAGCGTAAGGCCAAGAGGGCCGGGGCGGAGCAGATGGACACCGTTCCTTGA